The following proteins are encoded in a genomic region of Ostrea edulis chromosome 7, xbOstEdul1.1, whole genome shotgun sequence:
- the LOC125654329 gene encoding NEDD8-activating enzyme E1 catalytic subunit-like, whose protein sequence is MDWPGRWSHIQKLLERTGPFAHPDFEPSPETLKFLQETCKILVIGAGGLGCELLKDLALLGFQNIDVIDMDTIDVSNLNRQFLFRAKDVGRSKAEVATEFVNKRVPGCKVVPHYCKIQDFDESFYRQFHIVVCGLDSIVARRWINGMLISLLQYEDGELDPSSIVPMVDGGTEGFKGNARVILPGMTACVECTLDLYPPQVNFPLCTIAHTPRLPEHCIEYVRILMWPKEEPFGSGVCIDGDDPHHIKWILEKSIQRANEYNIKGVNYRLTQGVIKRIIPAVASTNAIIAATCATEVFKIASSCCLPLNNYMNFNDTAGIYTYTFEASKKEDCVACSNIPQVLTFSENDKLQDVVTYLVESATYQMKSPGITTSIGGKNKTLYMQTVKSIEQRTKENLKKSLLELGLADGQELYVADPTTPSSLTFKLQLGSSME, encoded by the exons ATGGATTGGCCAGGAAGATGGAGCCACATTCAGAAGCTGCTAGAAAGAACTGGACCTTTTGCCCACCCAGACTTCGAGCCAAGTCCAGAG ACTCTGAAGTTTCTCCAGGAGACCTGTAAAATTCTGGTGATTGGGGCAGGGGGTCTTGGATGTGAACTTCTGAAAGATTTA gcATTACTTGGGTTTCAGAACATTGATGTTATAGATATGGATACCATAGATGTCTCCAATCTCAACAGGCAATTTCTATTCAG AGCTAAAGACGTTGGAAGATCTAAGGCGGAGGTTGCAACAGAGTTTGTAAACAAGAGAGTTCCAGGATGTAAAGTAGTACC ACATTACTGTAAAATTCAGGACTTTGACGAATCCTTCTACAGGC AATTCCACATTGTGGTGTGCGGGTTGGATTCCATTGTAGCGCGGCGATGGATAAACGGAATGCTG ATCAGTTTGTTGCAATATGAGGATGGCGAGCTGGATCCCAGCTCGATTGTGCCAATGGTGGATGGCGGTACGGAGGGGTTTAAGGGAAATGCCAGAGTTATCTTACCGGGAATGACCGCATGTGTGGAGTGTACGCTGGACCTTTACCCTCCTCAG gTGAATTTTCCACTGTGTACCATAGCCCATACGCCGAGATTACCGGAACACTGTATCGAGTATGTCAGAATTCTAATGTGGCCCAAAGAGGAACCATTCGGAA GTGGTGTTTGTATTGATGGAGATGATCCCCATCATATCAAATGGATACTAGAGAAATCTATACAACGAGCCAATGAATATAACATTAAGGGAGTTAACTATCGACTTACTCAAG gcGTTATAAAGAGAATAATTCCAGCTGTTGCCTCTACTAATGCCATAATAGCAG CAACTTGTGCAactgaagtttttaaaatagcTTCAAG TTGCTGCCTGCCATTAAATAATTACATGAATTTCAATGACACTGCAGggatttatacatacacatttGAAGCCTCTAAAAAG GAAGACTGTGTGGCTTGTAGTAATATACCACAGGTTCTAACATTCTCTGAAAACGACAAACTTCAGGATGTCGTGACTTATCTGGTGGAAAGTGCCACTTA TCAGATGAAATCACCTGGAATTACCACCTCAATAGGCGGTAAAAACAAAACACTCTACATGCAGACCGTGAAATCCATAGAACAGCGGACGAAAGAAAATCTCAAGAAATCTCTTCTAG AGTTAGGACTTGCGGATGGACAAGAATTGTATGTTGCTGACCCTACAACCCCATCGTCCTTGACCTTTAAACTCCAACTGGGATCAAGCATGGAGTGA
- the LOC125654328 gene encoding PRA1 family protein 3-like, giving the protein MVDVQFAPLRSLSDFLLESARFQMPNVKDPDKWANRVMNNLYYYQTNYFLMTLLVFLIIGILHPVKMVCGFAAIAAAFGVFVYCTNSQWTARRFKRNHPVISLIIIVAAGYLLVYMFGAVIVFMFGIAFPLLLTLIHASLRMRGLKNKWTNKLETVGLKRTPMGIILDGLGQEQEVTI; this is encoded by the exons ATGGTAGACGTTCAGTTTGCTCCGCTGCGGAGTCTTAGCGACTTTCTGCTGGAGTCGGCGCGCTTTCAAATGCCGAATGTGAAGGATCCTGACAAATGGGCGAACAGGGTGATGAACAACCTGTATTACTACCAAACAAATTACTTTCTGATGACGCTTCTCGTTTTCCTCATCATCGG AATTCTTCACCCAGTGAAGATGGTGTGTGGGTTTGCTGCAATTGCTGCAGCTTTTGGAGTCTTTGTTTACTGTACAAACAGTCAATGGACGGCACGACGATTCAAGCGGAACCACCCAGTCATCAGCCTCATTATCATTGTGGCAGCTGGCTATCTTCTGGTGTATATGTTTGGAGCAGTCATTGTCTTCATGTTTGGTATAGCCTTTCCATTACTGC TGACATTGATCCATGCTTCTCTGAGAATGCGAggattaaaaaacaaatggaCCAACAAGTTAGAGACTGTTGGGCTGAAACGTACACCCATGGGTATCATATTAGACGGTCTCGGACAGGAACAGGAAGTAACAATATAA